A genomic stretch from Antarcticibacterium flavum includes:
- the tsf gene encoding translation elongation factor Ts, with the protein MANITAAEVNKLRKSTGAGMMDCKKALVEAEGDYDKAIEILRKKGQKVAANRADRESSEGAAIARVNEDSTRGVIISLNCETDFVAKNDSFIQLAEELADLALTTSSKDELLAADYKGISVQDKLTEQTGVIGEKIEIGDYRTLEAPFVGSYIHAGNKIAVLTGLSKKADGAEEVAKNVSMQAAAMNPVALNEEGVDQTVIDKEIEIAKDQLREEGKPEEMLDNIAKGKIKRFFKDNTLVNQDYIKDNKMSVSAYVKTLDKDLEIVAFERVALG; encoded by the coding sequence ATGGCAAATATAACCGCCGCAGAAGTAAATAAATTAAGAAAGTCTACCGGTGCCGGTATGATGGATTGTAAAAAAGCTTTAGTGGAAGCTGAAGGTGATTACGATAAAGCAATTGAGATCCTTAGAAAAAAAGGACAAAAAGTTGCTGCCAACCGTGCCGACAGAGAGTCTAGTGAAGGTGCTGCAATCGCGAGAGTAAACGAAGATTCAACCCGTGGGGTGATCATCTCTCTTAACTGTGAAACAGACTTCGTTGCAAAAAATGATTCTTTCATCCAATTGGCTGAGGAACTTGCAGATCTTGCTCTAACTACTTCTTCAAAAGATGAATTACTTGCTGCAGATTATAAAGGGATCTCTGTTCAGGATAAATTGACTGAGCAAACAGGTGTTATTGGAGAAAAGATCGAGATTGGTGACTACCGTACTTTGGAAGCTCCTTTCGTAGGTTCTTACATCCACGCGGGTAATAAAATTGCCGTTCTAACAGGTCTTTCCAAGAAAGCAGACGGAGCTGAGGAAGTTGCAAAGAATGTTTCTATGCAGGCTGCCGCAATGAACCCGGTTGCACTTAATGAAGAAGGTGTAGACCAAACAGTGATCGACAAGGAGATCGAGATCGCTAAAGATCAATTAAGAGAAGAAGGTAAGCCTGAGGAAATGCTTGACAATATCGCAAAAGGTAAGATCAAGAGATTCTTCAAGGACAATACTCTTGTGAACCAGGATTACATCAAAGATAACAAAATGAGCGTTTCTGCTTATGTGAAGACTTTAGATAAAGATCTTGAGATCGTTGCTTTTGAAAGAGTAGCTCTTGGATAA
- the rpsB gene encoding 30S ribosomal protein S2, with protein MANKVEVKELLDAGVHFGHLTRRWNPNMAPYIYMERNGIHIINLYKSAAKMQEAGEALKKIAASGRKILFVATKKQAKEIVTEQAERANMPYITERWPGGMLTNFITIRKAVKKMASIDRMKKDGTFNTLSKKERLQVDRLRAKLEKNLGSIADMSRLPAALFIVDITREHIAVKEAQKLNIPIFAMVDTNSDPREVDYVIPSNDDASKSISKVVSYVADSIIEGLSERKNTKDSDKEDDSNEGKETKTRAPKAKKSKEDVEVPSKDPQDVKAMEESKEDVKLESKKETLAKASKDNQEEE; from the coding sequence ATGGCAAACAAAGTAGAAGTAAAAGAATTACTTGATGCAGGTGTACATTTTGGACACCTTACAAGAAGATGGAACCCAAACATGGCCCCATATATCTATATGGAGCGCAACGGGATCCACATCATCAACCTATATAAAAGTGCTGCGAAAATGCAGGAGGCCGGTGAGGCCCTTAAAAAGATCGCAGCCAGTGGTAGAAAAATACTCTTCGTAGCTACCAAGAAACAGGCAAAAGAAATCGTAACCGAGCAGGCAGAGAGAGCAAACATGCCTTACATCACAGAAAGATGGCCGGGCGGGATGCTTACAAATTTTATCACCATTCGTAAAGCCGTTAAAAAAATGGCTTCTATTGACAGGATGAAAAAAGACGGAACTTTCAACACTCTTTCTAAAAAAGAGCGTTTGCAGGTTGACCGTTTAAGGGCTAAGTTGGAGAAAAACTTAGGTTCTATTGCAGATATGAGCCGTCTTCCGGCTGCATTATTTATTGTAGATATCACCCGTGAACACATTGCTGTTAAAGAAGCACAAAAATTAAACATTCCAATCTTTGCGATGGTAGATACCAACTCAGACCCGCGTGAAGTAGATTACGTGATCCCATCTAACGATGATGCATCAAAATCTATTAGCAAAGTGGTTTCTTATGTTGCCGATTCTATTATAGAAGGTCTTTCTGAAAGAAAGAATACTAAAGATTCTGACAAAGAAGACGATTCTAACGAAGGAAAAGAAACAAAGACAAGAGCTCCAAAAGCTAAGAAATCCAAAGAAGATGTAGAAGTTCCTTCTAAAGATCCTCAGGATGTAAAAGCTATGGAAGAGTCTAAAGAAGATGTGAAGTTGGAGTCTAAAAAAGAGACTTTGGCTAAAGCTTCAAAAGACAACCAGGAAGAAGAATAA
- the rpsI gene encoding 30S ribosomal protein S9, giving the protein MDVIHKIGRRKTAVARVYVNQGSGNITINKKDFKDYFTTGPLLFKVMQPLNMTGNEESFDIKVNVYGGGITGQAEAIRLALSRAMVELDPENRAILKPEGLMTRDPRMVERKKFGQKKARKKFQFSKR; this is encoded by the coding sequence ATGGACGTTATTCACAAAATTGGCCGTAGAAAAACGGCTGTTGCAAGGGTATATGTTAACCAGGGAAGTGGTAACATTACTATCAACAAAAAAGATTTCAAAGATTACTTTACTACCGGGCCATTACTTTTTAAAGTGATGCAACCTCTTAACATGACCGGGAACGAAGAGAGCTTTGACATTAAAGTAAACGTTTACGGTGGTGGTATTACAGGACAGGCAGAGGCTATTCGTCTTGCACTTTCCAGAGCTATGGTAGAACTTGATCCAGAGAATCGTGCGATTCTTAAGCCGGAAGGTTTAATGACAAGAGATCCTAGAATGGTAGAGCGTAAGAAATTCGGTCAAAAGAAAGCCCGTAAGAAATTCCAGTTCTCTAAGCGTTAA
- the rplM gene encoding 50S ribosomal protein L13, which translates to MDTLSYKTVSANKATVTKDWVHVDADGETLGRLASGVAKLLRGKYKPNFTPHVDCGDNVIVTNASKINLTGKKWDSKEYIRHTGYPGGQRSLTANELFSKAPERLIENAVKGMLPKNKLGAAIFRNLKVYAGSEHDQSAQKPKTINLNDLK; encoded by the coding sequence GTGGACACATTAAGCTACAAAACAGTATCTGCCAACAAGGCTACCGTGACTAAGGATTGGGTGCACGTAGATGCTGACGGAGAGACTTTAGGTCGTCTTGCTTCAGGAGTTGCAAAACTTCTTAGAGGTAAGTATAAGCCTAACTTCACCCCACACGTTGATTGCGGTGACAATGTAATTGTAACAAACGCCAGCAAGATCAACTTAACAGGAAAGAAATGGGATTCTAAAGAATACATTCGCCACACCGGCTATCCTGGGGGTCAACGCAGTTTAACTGCAAATGAATTATTCAGTAAAGCTCCAGAGAGACTTATTGAAAATGCGGTAAAGGGAATGCTTCCTAAAAATAAATTAGGAGCAGCAATTTTCCGTAACTTAAAGGTATATGCAGGATCTGAACACGATCAATCTGCTCAAAAGCCTAAAACTATTAACTTAAACGATCTTAAGTAA
- a CDS encoding lipocalin family protein, with translation MEFKITKALLALCMCGMLFSCGGEDLDDTGEPVFKSSNLTADISSADLLGKWELIGMEGDREVDFNGDGIGSIDMLSETSCFNIMYYEFFDNGVVETGQARLWFDSSGNFTCLSGEYAATYSISQDILRVDFNLNGSPMTEEKQIALTSDATGDYLHVTLSDLEAAAYVNDPGTTNASHLSLIKMVYKKEL, from the coding sequence ATGGAATTCAAAATTACAAAAGCTTTACTTGCTTTGTGCATGTGTGGGATGCTGTTTTCCTGTGGTGGGGAAGACCTGGATGATACCGGCGAACCCGTTTTTAAAAGCAGTAATCTTACTGCTGATATTTCCAGCGCAGACCTTCTTGGCAAATGGGAGCTAATAGGTATGGAAGGCGACCGGGAGGTTGACTTTAATGGCGACGGGATTGGCAGCATTGATATGCTTTCTGAAACTTCCTGCTTCAATATCATGTATTATGAGTTTTTTGATAATGGAGTGGTTGAAACAGGGCAGGCAAGATTATGGTTTGACAGTAGCGGAAACTTTACATGTTTGTCTGGGGAATATGCTGCTACTTATTCAATTAGCCAGGATATCCTCAGGGTGGATTTTAATCTTAATGGCTCTCCTATGACCGAGGAGAAGCAAATTGCTTTAACCAGTGATGCGACAGGGGATTATCTTCATGTCACCCTTAGTGATCTGGAGGCTGCGGCTTATGTAAATGATCCCGGCACTACCAACGCTTCACATTTAAGCCTCATAAAAATGGTTTATAAGAAAGAATTATAA
- a CDS encoding SusC/RagA family TonB-linked outer membrane protein, with translation MKRTLQVFFLLLFIFQSGYSQERTITGTVTDAAGLPLPGVNVTVRNTNRGAQTDFDGNYTINAAPNEVLVFTFVGLSRVERAVGTASVINVTMEEDSQALDEVVVVGYGVQSKREVTGAISQVKGEEIANLVTPSFEAQLAGRAAGVQVTTQSGIIGETPRFRIRGIASITSGTYPLIVVDGIPIYTGDLGGYASNNALGDINPADIESIEILKDGSATAIYGSRAANGVVLITTKSGKEGRMTINANTTVGWASPIETFDLLQTPDFITISNEKRSNRGQEDWAAGSQFNTDWQDAVLKSGALQQDHNLSFSGGTASTNYYLSLGYTDQESVARPNDMTRYSFRSNIDQKIKDWLSVGVNAGLTRTEYNGLNTGTNSLSGNIFNATRQHPNVPIYNPEHPTGYNIDFEFDNLVGRGSNIGLIGDNLPNLMYAIENNNYYSKINRIISNVYADVKPINSVNFRTQVSVDQANTTGFLYWSPVHGDGQGSNGRVQNNNTDLTRWNWQNILSYNDTFADAHTVGVTLISEYQKQRNQSFFATGTDLSNEFFNKNLISNSYGVPGSGGGLTENGFISYAGRVNYNYKNRYFLQGTLRRDGLSSLPEANRYGTFPGASAGWTISEEAFMRDVTAINDFKIRGSYGKVGNVSIGDYPYLGLYGAAKYGDANGIGYAQFGNDQLRWETSTKYDIGFDLRMFNNRFTFNADYFINDTDDLILDLETPMSLGIPGNSYSSNIGAIKNTGIELAAEGRLIQGPNFNWTVNANISFIDNEVVSLVAGQDRINANNYTISREGEPINSIYGFRYWGTNPANGNPVYYKADGSLVQGNIATSNYRVFDPANPSDVSQASSLSSATDRVILGQTLPKYFGGLSSSMNYKGFDFGFLFRFSGGNKIFNATRRDLLNQNFTNNSTEILGRWQSEANPGDGWTPRLWAAGNTFVNLTSSATSRFVEDADFIKLENMTLGYSLSKDVAERIGMSKLRVYVQGQNLWIITDYSGLDPEMEIGGVDLNLTPRSSIVSLGLNIGL, from the coding sequence ATGAAAAGAACATTACAGGTCTTTTTCCTGTTGCTGTTTATATTCCAATCGGGGTATTCGCAGGAGAGAACAATCACAGGTACGGTAACAGATGCCGCAGGTTTACCACTTCCCGGGGTAAACGTGACTGTAAGGAACACCAATAGAGGTGCCCAAACAGATTTTGACGGGAATTACACCATTAATGCAGCTCCCAATGAAGTCCTGGTCTTTACCTTCGTTGGTTTAAGCAGGGTGGAACGTGCTGTGGGAACAGCTTCTGTCATTAATGTAACAATGGAGGAAGATTCGCAGGCACTTGACGAGGTGGTTGTTGTTGGATATGGTGTTCAATCCAAGAGGGAAGTTACGGGTGCTATCTCCCAGGTAAAAGGAGAGGAAATTGCAAACCTTGTAACTCCAAGCTTCGAGGCCCAGCTGGCAGGTAGAGCTGCCGGGGTGCAGGTAACTACCCAAAGTGGTATTATTGGAGAAACGCCTCGTTTCAGGATTAGGGGTATTGCCTCTATTACTTCAGGGACCTATCCCCTTATTGTGGTGGATGGTATTCCAATTTACACAGGGGATCTTGGTGGTTATGCCAGTAACAATGCCCTGGGTGATATTAACCCAGCCGATATTGAGTCCATTGAGATACTTAAAGATGGTTCTGCTACTGCCATCTATGGTTCCAGGGCTGCAAATGGGGTGGTTTTGATCACTACAAAATCTGGTAAAGAAGGTAGAATGACAATTAACGCAAACACTACTGTTGGTTGGGCTTCTCCAATTGAAACATTTGACCTTTTACAAACGCCAGATTTCATTACTATTTCCAATGAAAAAAGGTCTAACAGGGGCCAGGAAGACTGGGCAGCAGGTTCACAGTTTAATACAGACTGGCAGGATGCGGTGCTAAAAAGCGGGGCTTTACAGCAGGATCACAACCTTTCCTTTAGTGGAGGAACTGCAAGCACTAATTATTATCTTTCTTTAGGGTATACAGACCAGGAAAGTGTTGCAAGGCCTAATGATATGACAAGATATTCCTTTAGGTCCAATATTGATCAAAAGATAAAAGACTGGTTGAGTGTAGGTGTAAATGCTGGTTTAACCAGGACAGAGTATAACGGTCTTAACACCGGTACAAACTCCCTGTCTGGTAACATCTTTAATGCTACAAGACAACATCCTAACGTGCCAATTTACAATCCCGAGCACCCAACAGGGTATAATATCGATTTTGAATTTGACAACCTGGTAGGTAGAGGCAGCAACATTGGTTTAATTGGGGATAACCTTCCTAACCTTATGTATGCAATTGAGAATAATAACTATTATTCAAAGATCAACAGGATCATATCAAATGTGTATGCAGACGTGAAGCCTATCAATTCTGTGAACTTTAGAACCCAGGTAAGTGTGGACCAGGCTAACACCACAGGTTTCCTTTACTGGAGTCCTGTTCATGGTGACGGGCAGGGTTCAAACGGTCGTGTGCAGAACAACAACACCGATCTTACCCGTTGGAACTGGCAAAATATTCTTAGCTATAATGATACATTTGCTGATGCTCACACCGTTGGTGTAACTCTAATTAGTGAATACCAAAAACAAAGAAACCAGAGTTTCTTCGCCACAGGTACAGACCTTTCCAACGAATTCTTCAACAAGAACCTTATAAGTAACTCTTACGGAGTACCCGGGTCTGGTGGTGGATTGACAGAGAATGGGTTTATTTCCTATGCAGGAAGGGTGAACTATAATTATAAGAACCGTTATTTCCTTCAGGGGACTTTACGACGTGATGGTCTTTCTTCACTTCCTGAGGCTAATAGATATGGAACTTTCCCGGGTGCATCTGCAGGATGGACAATTTCTGAAGAAGCTTTCATGAGAGATGTAACAGCTATTAATGACTTCAAAATAAGGGGTTCATATGGTAAAGTAGGGAACGTTTCTATTGGAGATTATCCTTATCTTGGTCTTTATGGTGCTGCAAAATATGGGGATGCCAACGGGATTGGATATGCCCAGTTTGGTAACGACCAGTTAAGATGGGAAACCTCTACAAAGTATGATATTGGTTTTGATCTTAGGATGTTCAATAACAGGTTTACTTTCAATGCCGATTATTTTATCAATGATACAGATGACTTGATCCTGGATCTTGAAACACCTATGTCATTGGGTATTCCTGGAAACAGCTACAGCTCAAACATTGGAGCCATAAAAAACACCGGTATTGAACTTGCTGCTGAAGGTAGGTTGATACAAGGTCCAAACTTCAACTGGACAGTAAATGCCAACATTTCGTTCATTGACAATGAGGTTGTTTCGCTTGTAGCGGGACAGGACAGGATCAATGCTAACAACTACACAATTTCAAGAGAGGGAGAGCCTATTAACTCTATCTATGGATTCAGGTATTGGGGAACAAACCCGGCAAACGGTAACCCCGTTTATTACAAAGCCGATGGTTCATTGGTACAGGGTAACATAGCTACCAGTAACTACAGGGTTTTTGATCCTGCCAACCCATCAGATGTTTCGCAGGCTTCCTCATTAAGTTCTGCAACAGACAGGGTGATATTAGGACAAACCCTTCCAAAATACTTTGGAGGTTTAAGCTCAAGTATGAACTATAAAGGATTTGACTTTGGATTCCTTTTCAGGTTTAGTGGTGGCAACAAGATCTTTAATGCAACTAGAAGGGATCTATTGAACCAAAACTTTACCAATAACAGCACAGAGATCCTTGGAAGATGGCAAAGTGAGGCAAACCCTGGTGATGGTTGGACACCAAGACTATGGGCTGCTGGTAATACCTTTGTTAACCTAACCTCAAGTGCAACTTCTCGTTTCGTTGAGGATGCAGACTTTATTAAACTTGAAAACATGACCCTTGGATATTCACTTTCCAAAGACGTGGCAGAGCGTATAGGTATGAGCAAGTTAAGAGTGTATGTGCAGGGTCAAAACCTATGGATAATCACAGACTATTCAGGATTAGATCCGGAAATGGAAATAGGTGGTGTAGATCTTAACTTAACCCCGAGATCTTCCATTGTATCATTGGGACTAAACATCGGACTATAA
- a CDS encoding RagB/SusD family nutrient uptake outer membrane protein, whose protein sequence is MKIKLIETKRMNTIAKGVVFVMGLSLFTACTEENVLELEPFNQISEDAAFSTPDLIELSVTGMYQAAQRGDYVGNLRGYPFGAAFVQQGDNRGEDVVNVATFYQLTYTATYDPTTANNVYYWSDTYRLINRTNMVIEGVEGAVADGIITQEVADDYIGQAKFLRAISHLELLFHFARPYDHTADAGHPGIPYREIPFTTEGNIELGLAQGRNTVADSYSKVIADLTDAENLLQTKTERGGTLGIIRATKESAIAFKTRAYLHMNRWDMVIQEGEKILGDYSLTSNPNDVFENGYSNSESVFSIENTENNNPGVNAALASQYNRRGLVVISPIVWRNEYWLADDQRREEDVMVDTRGGIKYTLKYKDDVNYTDPAPVMRFAEVLLNMAEAHARLDNTDEALDLLNEVRDRSLANPAAQSYTGFASQDALVEAIIAERRIEFVMEGRRWPDIHRLQNDEFINYDGIPAKVANGAPPAEAYELGTPYSGPYGVEPIPYDDYRFLWPIPQQEVNNNPTLAGQQNPGW, encoded by the coding sequence ATGAAAATAAAATTAATAGAAACAAAAAGAATGAATACAATTGCTAAAGGCGTTGTGTTTGTAATGGGCCTTTCTCTCTTTACAGCGTGTACAGAGGAGAATGTTCTGGAGCTGGAACCGTTCAACCAGATCTCTGAAGATGCTGCATTCTCTACCCCAGATCTTATCGAACTTTCGGTAACAGGGATGTACCAGGCAGCACAAAGAGGAGATTATGTTGGTAACTTAAGAGGATATCCCTTTGGAGCTGCATTTGTGCAGCAAGGGGATAACCGTGGTGAGGATGTAGTGAATGTGGCCACCTTTTACCAGTTGACCTATACTGCAACTTATGATCCAACTACCGCAAATAACGTTTATTACTGGAGTGATACCTACAGGTTGATCAACCGTACAAACATGGTTATTGAAGGTGTTGAAGGTGCGGTGGCAGATGGGATCATCACCCAGGAAGTGGCAGATGATTATATTGGACAGGCAAAGTTCCTTAGAGCAATTTCTCATCTTGAATTGCTTTTTCACTTCGCCAGACCATATGACCATACTGCAGATGCCGGTCACCCCGGTATTCCTTACAGGGAGATCCCTTTTACTACAGAAGGTAATATAGAACTTGGTCTTGCGCAGGGAAGAAACACGGTTGCTGATTCTTACTCTAAAGTTATTGCCGACCTTACTGATGCCGAGAACCTTTTACAAACTAAAACAGAAAGAGGAGGAACCCTTGGGATCATTAGAGCTACTAAGGAATCTGCAATTGCATTCAAGACCAGAGCCTATCTTCACATGAACCGTTGGGATATGGTGATCCAGGAAGGTGAAAAAATCCTTGGAGATTATTCGCTTACTTCCAATCCAAATGATGTTTTTGAAAATGGATACTCAAATTCAGAGTCTGTTTTCTCAATTGAGAATACAGAGAACAACAACCCGGGTGTAAACGCAGCACTGGCTTCTCAATATAACCGCAGAGGCCTGGTAGTAATTAGCCCAATCGTATGGAGAAATGAGTACTGGCTGGCAGATGACCAAAGACGTGAAGAAGACGTTATGGTTGATACCAGGGGAGGCATAAAATATACATTAAAGTATAAGGATGATGTGAACTATACAGATCCTGCACCGGTAATGCGTTTTGCTGAAGTATTGCTGAATATGGCTGAAGCTCACGCCCGCCTTGATAATACAGATGAGGCTTTGGACCTTCTTAATGAAGTGAGAGATCGTTCCCTGGCAAATCCTGCAGCTCAAAGCTATACAGGTTTCGCCAGCCAGGATGCTTTAGTTGAAGCTATTATTGCTGAAAGAAGGATCGAATTTGTTATGGAAGGAAGACGTTGGCCAGATATCCACAGGTTGCAAAATGATGAGTTCATAAACTATGACGGGATTCCTGCAAAAGTAGCCAACGGTGCACCACCGGCAGAGGCTTACGAATTAGGAACTCCATACTCTGGCCCTTATGGAGTTGAGCCAATTCCTTATGATGATTACAGGTTCTTATGGCCTATCCCGCAACAGGAAGTGAATAACAACCCTACCCTGGCCGGGCAACAAAATCCAGGATGGTAA
- a CDS encoding AI-2E family transporter — protein sequence MPEKPVDREYTFVQKVWIVGGITALIVILLLLFEATFNVLILIFAGILIASYFRGISHFIRKKTGWPSWITLSISTVGSFLLVIGLFWLIGATVGSQAAQLEETLPAIAEDVEASLRQTAVGQELVEKIEEVRNSGEMTTYISRFFATTFGFLGDFYIILIIGIFFTASPQLYKNGITQLVPPRGRPKAEAVQKRLATGLKKWLAGKFIAMFAVFILTAIGLVIIGIPMWLTLALLAGLLNFVPNFGPLAAMIPAVLVGLAVNPTTALIIAIMYIAIQLLESSIINPQAQKKLIKIPPALIIISQLLIGALSGIWGVILATPLVLMVIILVQELYIKRINREE from the coding sequence ATGCCGGAAAAACCAGTAGACAGAGAATATACGTTTGTTCAAAAAGTTTGGATCGTTGGAGGAATTACTGCTTTAATAGTTATTTTACTTCTGCTATTTGAGGCTACCTTTAATGTGCTTATTCTCATTTTTGCAGGTATCCTCATCGCTTCATATTTTAGAGGGATAAGCCATTTTATAAGAAAAAAAACAGGCTGGCCCTCCTGGATCACATTGAGCATTTCCACTGTAGGCAGTTTTTTGCTGGTCATTGGTTTGTTTTGGCTTATTGGTGCCACGGTTGGCTCCCAGGCTGCTCAACTGGAGGAAACATTGCCGGCCATTGCCGAAGATGTAGAGGCATCTTTAAGGCAAACTGCTGTGGGGCAGGAATTGGTAGAGAAAATTGAGGAGGTTAGAAATTCGGGGGAAATGACCACATATATTTCCCGGTTCTTTGCCACGACCTTTGGTTTCCTTGGAGATTTTTATATCATCCTTATTATTGGGATCTTTTTTACCGCATCCCCGCAATTATATAAGAACGGCATCACTCAATTGGTACCACCCCGGGGAAGGCCTAAGGCTGAGGCAGTACAAAAAAGACTTGCAACGGGTCTTAAAAAATGGCTTGCAGGAAAATTTATCGCCATGTTTGCAGTTTTTATCCTCACCGCTATTGGCCTTGTCATCATTGGAATTCCAATGTGGCTCACCCTGGCATTGCTCGCAGGCCTTCTTAATTTTGTACCCAATTTTGGACCTTTGGCTGCAATGATCCCGGCTGTACTTGTAGGCCTTGCAGTAAATCCTACTACTGCTTTGATCATCGCCATTATGTATATAGCAATCCAGCTTTTGGAAAGCAGTATTATTAATCCGCAGGCTCAGAAGAAACTCATAAAGATCCCTCCTGCTCTTATCATCATTTCACAATTACTTATTGGGGCCCTTAGCGGGATATGGGGAGTGATCCTTGCCACACCTTTGGTTTTAATGGTCATAATCCTTGTGCAGGAGCTATATATAAAACGGATTAACCGGGAGGAATAA
- a CDS encoding IS110 family RNA-guided transposase has product MQKQVTKLDYTGKDIFVGIDTHKKSWNITTMMGLFSKTFNAPASPETLRHYLDKKFPGGNYFSAYEAGFAGFWPHYQLLKLGINSIVVNAADIPTTIKEKVQKTDVRDSRKIAKSLQNRDLTPIYVPSQECLDDRSLCRYRNTVVKELSRTKNRIRSFINLNGLKVPEDIPEGRWPKRLINWLKEIDLSLSLRLTLNGLLEDYERLAEKKKCITKQITELSRTSRYEQDVKLLRSVPGIGLVIAMAFLTELENMNRFKTFDQLCSFIGFVPSTKSSGEKESVGEITSRAQVILRPLLIEAS; this is encoded by the coding sequence ATGCAAAAGCAAGTTACAAAATTAGACTATACGGGCAAAGATATTTTTGTGGGCATTGACACTCATAAAAAGAGCTGGAATATTACGACAATGATGGGGCTATTTTCCAAAACCTTTAATGCACCTGCAAGTCCAGAGACTCTCCGGCATTATTTGGACAAGAAATTTCCCGGAGGAAACTATTTTAGTGCCTATGAAGCTGGATTTGCTGGATTTTGGCCTCATTATCAACTTCTTAAATTAGGGATTAATTCTATTGTGGTCAATGCAGCTGATATCCCTACGACCATTAAAGAGAAGGTTCAGAAGACAGATGTAAGGGACAGTAGAAAAATTGCAAAATCCTTGCAGAATAGAGATCTTACTCCCATCTATGTTCCCTCCCAGGAGTGTTTAGATGACAGAAGTCTCTGCAGGTATAGAAATACTGTTGTAAAGGAATTATCCAGAACAAAAAACAGAATAAGATCGTTTATCAATTTAAATGGCCTCAAAGTACCAGAAGATATCCCAGAAGGGAGGTGGCCGAAAAGATTGATAAATTGGTTAAAAGAAATTGACTTGAGTTTGTCTCTACGGCTAACTTTAAATGGATTGCTGGAGGATTATGAGCGACTAGCTGAGAAAAAAAAATGCATTACAAAACAAATAACTGAACTCTCCAGAACCAGCAGATATGAACAAGATGTGAAACTGCTTCGGAGTGTACCAGGAATCGGACTGGTAATAGCTATGGCCTTTTTAACTGAATTAGAGAATATGAATCGGTTTAAAACTTTTGATCAACTTTGCAGTTTTATAGGCTTTGTTCCTTCCACAAAATCCTCTGGAGAAAAAGAAAGTGTTGGCGAAATTACCTCACGAGCTCAGGTTATTTTAAGACCACTTTTAATAGAGGCTTCCTAG